A DNA window from Halostella salina contains the following coding sequences:
- a CDS encoding cupredoxin domain-containing protein, producing the protein MKRRTYLATLSAGGAAGLSGCLASLGSAGESCDGNCDIGMTAMDFDPQEYEVSVGDTVVWKNTSSKGHTVTAYENQIPDDADYFASGGFDSESAARDGWRSSEGLLTSGDTYEHTFEVAGEYGYVCLPHENSSMVGTIVVTE; encoded by the coding sequence ATGAAGCGCCGCACGTACCTCGCTACCCTGAGCGCCGGAGGCGCTGCCGGCCTCTCGGGCTGTCTCGCGAGCCTCGGCTCCGCCGGCGAGTCCTGTGACGGGAACTGTGATATCGGGATGACCGCGATGGACTTCGACCCACAGGAGTACGAGGTGAGCGTCGGCGACACCGTCGTCTGGAAGAACACGAGTTCGAAGGGCCACACCGTCACCGCCTACGAGAACCAGATCCCCGACGACGCCGACTACTTCGCCTCCGGCGGGTTCGACTCCGAGTCCGCCGCCCGCGACGGCTGGCGGAGCAGCGAGGGGCTGCTCACGTCCGGCGACACGTACGAGCACACCTTCGAGGTCGCCGGCGAGTACGGCTACGTCTGCCTGCCCCACGAGAACAGCAGTATGGTCGGGACGATCGTCGTCACCGAGTAG
- a CDS encoding DUF7289 family protein, whose amino-acid sequence MLADSGSDNRGVSNTVGIILLFGMVLTGATLVFLVGGMALDATERQSEMRSAEMSMQEVRSDLSSLAARGEGSTRLSVGGSDDGSIRTDGSMSFTIRGQTKAGTTRACTTDLTLSSLRHDDGDGQHVAYQAGGVWRMSEDGESTTIVSPPALSYRTEEINGVEYRTFDFDVANLTGSVDTDGETTASVNQTRSQERRKQITDEMFCRDDDEGDLRQIRSLTIVVRNSTYYDAWGRYLRDRMGDAGSVTVYDNRTVVASDIPLGRQVNGSTPRLASDDLLIAVNDTAGAETSHKLRFDVSEDAEGDTLESVNITYNDDETDLSRLAGKGSGARGHTNPDQTKVHRADGDVVDLKKHLESYEVDTDDGTIEFQFDESVELYSNDTVTVEYGSQTRNGKDGKVTNPGSPGQYNVTATLNGDDDSRRTGTLSIGDVNDGIPGNGTDSDDDGVPDHADRCPDTEGDGRYGCGVVSEDEDANALRVNSSSATLELVGTQVAEERIVNESVAERQPLDVMFVLDRSGSMRGSCSIENVEGSWQEVSADSFDWAHADSTEYVVPRGKLVRIETWGGTNYYTPGSVISHPIIGDIAAIDVELSCSGSDPDNRRVDATRSFVGALNASAGDRAGVVEFNSDSKLLSGLTDDLDDVNDSATGAADGGTDMGSGLYEAVDQFDDDAGNERVAVLLSDGRNDGPGNLNKRTRRAAEEAAENNVTVYTIGLGSGADEDLLTDVADETGGEYYYVDDDSELEEQFEAIAGNVTRNRVRQVEHKAVEASVKIGGSSYPLNLSAGNSRVDPNDTASAINDPTTSDPVAFDISGVTPGSLLSFNATSVDCTNSTASGTPADNLNATHDGETYDHTSCTGTADGRIDSTTNATNDHEIYTDGDDLPTLDTAWWQPGIEAVLDTSDEDLYSGDEFTLDDSQAVVVVELDGNGDHTDYAVFLYDADAGDRGGYGDPDEDESTDGTNRYVIDITPTQVEVGDEE is encoded by the coding sequence ATGCTGGCAGATTCAGGATCCGATAACCGGGGGGTGTCGAACACGGTGGGGATAATCCTGCTGTTCGGCATGGTCCTGACCGGTGCGACGCTCGTGTTCCTCGTCGGAGGTATGGCACTCGACGCAACCGAGAGACAGAGCGAGATGCGCTCGGCCGAGATGTCGATGCAGGAGGTCCGGTCCGACCTCTCCTCGCTGGCGGCCAGGGGCGAGGGGTCGACCCGGTTATCGGTCGGCGGGAGCGACGACGGCTCGATCCGAACGGACGGGTCGATGTCGTTCACGATCCGTGGACAGACCAAGGCCGGGACGACGCGGGCCTGTACGACGGATCTCACACTCAGTTCGCTCCGCCACGACGACGGCGACGGCCAGCACGTCGCGTACCAGGCCGGCGGCGTCTGGCGGATGAGCGAGGACGGCGAGAGCACGACGATAGTCTCCCCGCCCGCGCTCTCGTACCGGACCGAGGAGATAAACGGGGTGGAGTACCGGACGTTCGACTTCGACGTCGCCAATCTCACCGGCAGCGTCGACACCGACGGCGAGACGACCGCCTCGGTGAACCAGACGCGCTCACAGGAGCGTCGGAAGCAGATCACCGACGAGATGTTCTGCAGGGACGACGACGAGGGGGACCTCCGGCAGATCCGGAGCCTCACGATCGTCGTCCGGAACAGCACCTACTACGACGCGTGGGGACGCTACCTGCGGGACCGGATGGGCGACGCCGGGAGCGTCACCGTCTACGACAACCGGACCGTGGTCGCCAGCGACATCCCCCTCGGTCGACAGGTGAACGGCAGTACACCGCGGCTCGCGTCCGACGACCTGCTCATCGCCGTCAACGACACGGCGGGGGCCGAAACCAGCCACAAACTGCGGTTCGACGTCAGTGAGGATGCCGAAGGGGACACGCTGGAGTCGGTCAATATCACCTACAATGACGACGAGACCGACCTCTCGCGGCTCGCCGGCAAGGGATCGGGGGCCAGGGGCCATACCAACCCGGACCAGACGAAGGTCCACCGTGCGGACGGCGACGTGGTGGACCTGAAGAAGCATCTGGAGAGCTACGAGGTGGACACGGACGACGGCACGATCGAGTTCCAGTTCGACGAATCCGTCGAGCTCTACTCCAACGACACGGTCACAGTGGAATACGGGAGTCAGACCCGCAACGGCAAGGACGGGAAGGTCACGAACCCCGGCTCCCCCGGCCAGTACAACGTTACTGCGACGCTGAACGGCGACGATGACTCACGCCGAACAGGCACGCTGAGCATCGGCGACGTGAACGACGGCATCCCGGGGAACGGCACCGACAGCGACGACGACGGCGTCCCGGACCACGCCGACCGCTGTCCCGACACGGAAGGCGACGGCCGATACGGCTGCGGCGTCGTCTCCGAGGACGAGGACGCGAACGCGCTCCGCGTGAACAGCTCGTCGGCGACGCTGGAACTCGTCGGGACGCAGGTCGCGGAGGAGCGGATCGTCAACGAGAGCGTCGCGGAGCGACAGCCCCTCGACGTGATGTTCGTGCTGGACAGGTCAGGGTCGATGCGTGGGTCCTGTAGCATCGAGAACGTGGAGGGGAGCTGGCAGGAGGTCTCGGCCGATAGCTTCGACTGGGCACATGCTGACAGCACCGAGTACGTGGTTCCGAGGGGCAAACTGGTCCGAATCGAGACGTGGGGCGGTACGAACTACTACACTCCTGGTAGTGTAATCTCCCATCCAATAATCGGTGACATAGCCGCTATCGATGTCGAGCTGTCTTGTTCCGGGAGCGACCCCGACAACAGGCGAGTCGACGCCACCAGAAGCTTCGTCGGCGCGCTCAACGCCTCCGCTGGCGACAGAGCCGGCGTGGTCGAGTTCAATTCGGACTCGAAACTGCTGAGCGGACTCACAGACGACCTCGACGACGTGAACGACAGCGCGACAGGCGCGGCGGACGGCGGCACGGATATGGGGTCGGGTCTCTACGAAGCGGTCGACCAGTTCGACGACGACGCAGGGAACGAACGCGTCGCCGTCCTGTTGAGCGATGGGCGAAACGACGGGCCTGGCAACCTAAACAAACGGACCCGTCGGGCAGCCGAGGAGGCCGCCGAAAACAACGTCACCGTCTACACCATCGGTCTCGGATCGGGCGCGGACGAGGACCTGCTCACCGATGTCGCCGACGAGACCGGCGGGGAGTACTACTACGTCGACGACGACAGCGAACTGGAGGAGCAGTTCGAAGCGATCGCCGGGAACGTCACCAGAAACCGCGTCCGGCAGGTCGAGCACAAGGCAGTCGAAGCATCGGTCAAGATCGGCGGCAGCAGCTACCCGCTTAATCTGAGTGCCGGCAACAGCAGGGTCGACCCGAACGACACCGCGTCGGCGATAAACGACCCGACGACCAGTGACCCGGTGGCGTTCGACATCAGCGGGGTCACCCCCGGCTCGCTCCTGTCGTTCAACGCGACATCGGTCGACTGTACGAACTCGACCGCGAGCGGGACGCCGGCGGACAATCTGAACGCCACGCACGACGGCGAGACGTACGACCACACCAGTTGTACGGGGACGGCCGACGGCCGGATCGACAGCACCACCAACGCGACGAACGACCACGAGATCTACACCGACGGGGACGACCTGCCGACGCTCGACACGGCGTGGTGGCAGCCAGGCATCGAGGCGGTGCTCGACACCAGCGACGAGGACCTCTACAGCGGCGACGAGTTCACCCTGGACGACAGCCAGGCGGTCGTGGTCGTCGAACTCGACGGCAACGGGGACCATACCGACTACGCGGTGTTCCTGTACGACGCCGACGCGGGCGACCGCGGCGGCTACGGCGACCCCGACGAGGACGAGTCGACCGACGGGACCAACCGCTACGTGATCGACATCACGCCGACGCAGGTCGAGGTCGGCGACGAGGAGTAG
- a CDS encoding glutathione S-transferase family protein encodes MNMLVDGEWRTDAYESTNEEGEFERQETAFRDWVEADPNAEFPAEAGRYHLYVSWACPWAHRTLVTRALKGLEDAISVDVVDPHRKNDGWEFAPEKAGCTPDSIHGSDYLREVYTAADPVFTGRVTVPVLWDRERETIVNNESEEIMRMLDVAFDEYATNDVDLYPEGYRDDVDRIIDEIYDPINNGVYRAGFASSQAAYDEAVTDLFDALDHWDDVLADQRYLAGDRLTEADVAMFTTLVRFDAVYHTHFKCNVRQIADYDNLWPYLRELYQLPGVADTVNMDHITEHYYRSHTDLNPSGLVPAGPDVDFTAPHDRDRIPSDPPVSL; translated from the coding sequence ATGAACATGCTCGTCGACGGCGAGTGGCGCACGGACGCCTACGAGTCCACGAACGAGGAGGGAGAGTTCGAGCGACAGGAGACCGCATTCCGGGATTGGGTCGAGGCCGACCCGAACGCCGAGTTCCCCGCCGAGGCGGGCCGGTATCATCTCTACGTCTCCTGGGCGTGTCCGTGGGCACACCGGACGCTCGTCACCCGCGCGCTGAAAGGGCTGGAGGACGCCATATCCGTCGACGTCGTCGACCCCCACAGGAAGAACGACGGCTGGGAGTTCGCGCCCGAGAAGGCGGGCTGTACGCCCGACTCGATCCACGGGTCCGACTACCTCCGCGAGGTGTACACCGCGGCCGACCCCGTCTTCACCGGCCGCGTTACGGTCCCGGTGCTCTGGGACAGGGAACGCGAAACCATCGTCAACAACGAGTCCGAGGAGATCATGCGGATGCTGGACGTTGCCTTCGACGAGTACGCGACCAACGACGTGGATCTGTACCCCGAAGGGTACCGCGACGACGTGGACCGGATCATCGACGAGATCTACGACCCGATCAACAACGGCGTCTACCGCGCTGGCTTCGCGAGTTCACAGGCTGCGTACGACGAGGCCGTCACCGACCTGTTCGACGCGCTCGACCACTGGGACGACGTGCTGGCCGACCAGCGGTACCTCGCGGGGGACCGGCTCACCGAGGCCGACGTGGCGATGTTCACCACCCTCGTCCGGTTCGACGCCGTCTACCACACCCACTTCAAGTGCAACGTCCGGCAGATAGCGGACTACGACAACCTGTGGCCGTACCTGCGCGAACTGTACCAGCTCCCGGGGGTCGCCGACACGGTGAACATGGACCACATCACGGAGCACTACTACCGGTCCCACACCGACCTCAACCCGTCCGGGCTGGTGCCGGCAGGGCCGGACGTCGACTTCACCGCGCCCCACGACCGTGACCGGATCCCCAGCGATCCGCCGGTGTCACTATAA
- a CDS encoding ICP22 family protein, translated as MTDPDLEAFVERARASVAGSDDLSVRNTELRLVQPFLAALGWDVHGQEMTAGVTVEADRDPVNYALAVDGRPAVFVDVVACEDPLREADADRLAAALDAAGVSHGVLTNGRSFVFLARGDDRLQCRLDELPDRTDAVAMYSRAAAASRVGDEAERRTAAERIAAQRGPVADDVTARLVAAADGAAADDIAAAVDEFLDDLTAAWGDDAPDGSPSDQDGGSRDDSGPPDVNADRPKASAPEPVDEPAEETREDGPEESDGDDEGQGPDDDGETTAPDSTEEADDDGAGEYVVRFFDGRTSVGAIGTDTPIGATAAAVEYLIEQHALDAGLSLPWRPDAADDDGRAVLAHDPVHPNGTPMRAAEPLSNGSHLLATLDAPSARTVVEELAGEAGLRTMFQGDW; from the coding sequence ATGACCGACCCGGACCTCGAGGCGTTCGTCGAGCGGGCGCGAGCGTCGGTCGCCGGATCCGACGACCTGTCGGTTCGGAACACGGAGCTACGGCTCGTCCAGCCGTTTCTCGCGGCGCTTGGCTGGGACGTTCACGGCCAGGAGATGACGGCCGGCGTCACCGTCGAAGCCGACCGCGACCCGGTGAACTACGCGCTCGCCGTCGACGGGCGGCCGGCGGTGTTCGTCGACGTCGTCGCCTGCGAGGACCCGCTCCGCGAGGCCGACGCCGACCGCCTCGCCGCGGCGCTCGACGCGGCCGGCGTGTCCCACGGAGTCCTCACGAACGGGCGGTCGTTCGTCTTCCTCGCCCGCGGCGACGACCGTCTCCAGTGTCGCCTCGACGAACTCCCGGACCGGACGGACGCGGTCGCGATGTACTCCCGCGCGGCCGCCGCCTCGCGAGTCGGGGACGAGGCGGAGCGCCGCACCGCGGCGGAACGGATCGCGGCACAGCGCGGGCCCGTGGCGGACGACGTGACCGCGCGTCTCGTCGCGGCGGCCGACGGCGCTGCGGCCGACGACATCGCCGCCGCAGTCGACGAGTTCCTCGACGACCTGACCGCCGCGTGGGGCGACGACGCCCCGGACGGAAGCCCGTCCGATCAAGACGGGGGTTCACGGGACGACAGTGGCCCCCCGGACGTGAACGCGGACAGACCGAAGGCGAGCGCCCCGGAACCGGTTGACGAGCCGGCGGAGGAGACCCGCGAAGACGGCCCGGAGGAATCGGACGGCGATGACGAGGGGCAAGGGCCGGACGACGACGGCGAGACGACAGCCCCCGACAGTACTGAGGAAGCGGACGACGACGGAGCAGGGGAGTACGTCGTCCGTTTCTTCGACGGTCGCACGTCGGTCGGGGCGATCGGGACGGACACACCCATCGGCGCGACTGCGGCCGCGGTCGAGTATCTGATCGAGCAGCACGCGCTCGACGCCGGTCTCTCGCTGCCGTGGCGGCCGGACGCCGCGGACGACGACGGCCGTGCCGTACTCGCTCACGACCCCGTCCATCCGAACGGGACGCCGATGCGGGCGGCCGAACCGCTCTCGAACGGTTCCCACCTCCTCGCGACGCTCGATGCCCCGTCGGCGAGGACGGTCGTCGAGGAACTCGCCGGAGAAGCCGGCCTTCGGACGATGTTCCAGGGGGACTGGTAG
- a CDS encoding C2H2-type zinc finger protein, protein MTFVNGSDCPDCGTVVETANGTDYECPECGRAFDHADLFYP, encoded by the coding sequence ATGACGTTCGTCAACGGATCGGACTGCCCCGACTGCGGAACCGTCGTCGAAACCGCGAACGGCACCGATTACGAGTGTCCGGAGTGTGGCAGAGCCTTCGACCACGCCGACCTGTTCTATCCGTAG